The following is a genomic window from Paenibacillus thiaminolyticus.
CCGACAATGACCATTCCGCTGTTCGCGTTGGTCGGCGCCGGCGCAACGGCCTTGCTTATCTTTACGCTGGCCTGGAAGCAAGGCATCACCCCGATCCGGCTCATTCTCGTCGGAATCGCGGTCTCTGCCGGCCTCGGCGCAGTCAATACGTTCATATCTTTGAAATTAGCCAACGCCAACTTCATGTATGCCACAGTCTGGCTCGCGGGCAGCCTGTGGGGCACAAGCTGGGCGTTCGTGATTGCGATTCTGCCTTGGATATTGGTGCTCGTTCCCTATGCCATGTGGAAGGCGCGTTCTCTCAATGTGCTTCAGCTCGGAGACCCGCTGGCGACCGGCGTCGGCCTGCGCGTCGAACGGGAACGCGGCAAATTGATTTTTGCCAGCGCCGGATTGGCCGGGGCCTGTGTGGCTGCAGGCGGCGGCATTGGCTTCGTCGGCCTGATTGCCCCTCATATCGCCCGCAAGCTGGTCGGGCCCAAGCATCAGCTTCTGATTCCGGCCGCGACCTTGATCGGGGCGCTGCTGCTGCTGGCGGCAGACTTATTGTCGCGCAATGTCCTGAGCCGGACGGAGATTCCGGTCGGCATCGTTATCACCGTACTGGGCGCGCCCTACTTTCTCTACCTTTTAATGAAGACCAAGACATAGGTCATGTACGAGTGTTCCCAAGGGACCGCCTAGCAATAAAAATAGAGAAGAAATGAGGAAAACCGATATGATGAAACGATTGATAAGCGTAACATTAATTTTGGTATTGGCACTTATTTTTACAGGATGCGGCCAAAAGGAAGGCCAGGCAACAGGCAGCCAGGAGAGCGCAGCTCAGCAGAATGAGAAGGCAGCGGAGGAACAGAAGTCAGAGGATCACCAAACAAAGCAACAAAAGGCGGAATCCACGCAAGAAGCCGACTTCAAGGTGGTCAACACATCGCGCGGCGAAGTGAAAATTCCGGTGAACCCCCAACGCGTCGTCGACCTTGCCTATGCCACTGAAGAATTATTGATTATGGGAATCAAGCCGATTATGTCGTCTGCCGGCCCGGATCTGCCCGATTACTTGA
Proteins encoded in this region:
- a CDS encoding FecCD family ABC transporter permease translates to MRPLRMTPHGRASLVLGLLAAIIIAVFLISLNSGSIPLSPLDVVKTLFGGGTQQQETVLFQFRMPRMVIALLIGCGLAVSGVILQGLSRNALADPGILGINAGAGLAVVLFMYLVFETKEIKSVLPTMTIPLFALVGAGATALLIFTLAWKQGITPIRLILVGIAVSAGLGAVNTFISLKLANANFMYATVWLAGSLWGTSWAFVIAILPWILVLVPYAMWKARSLNVLQLGDPLATGVGLRVERERGKLIFASAGLAGACVAAGGGIGFVGLIAPHIARKLVGPKHQLLIPAATLIGALLLLAADLLSRNVLSRTEIPVGIVITVLGAPYFLYLLMKTKT